In Halorientalis sp. LT38, a genomic segment contains:
- a CDS encoding DUF790 family protein, giving the protein MLTKDLLRVSRAGGGYQPRFADGEDEALAARVIGTFQGHLEQPRTALQEALAALEREASDFKLVRGFAKLVEREATFETRAPVDPRRAREAAFAAAAGVGVVTPEERGHALENAAARLDCTPDEIEESLYADREQNQVLTELAVRWEPAELVAQYNLSLAQTALFDATEVRIRASDPRAVVSAVKRLRLMYEIRRTEDGREVVVTGPDALFRTSRRYGTRFARLLRTVAGTVEWELTATINDRGTERELRLTDADVSVPDAEPVTEMTFDSGVEADFATRFRSLDLDWELVREPEPLAAGAHVVIPDFAFDYEFADFRVFFEIMGFWTPEYVEKKLERLAAVEDVEMLVAVDESLGVGEEIDARDHRAIPYSSTVRLKDVRRALRRYEDDLTTDAAASLPDDLVPEEDVIDLESLADRHGVSVSALEGKKFRDHARVGRTLIRPSVISSLEGNISEGMDLAAAEAVLDEYGIDDASAILSRLGYRVAWEGLGGGTVREK; this is encoded by the coding sequence GTGCTGACGAAGGACCTGCTCCGGGTTTCGCGCGCAGGCGGTGGCTACCAGCCACGGTTCGCCGACGGGGAGGACGAGGCCCTGGCCGCCCGCGTGATCGGGACCTTTCAGGGCCACCTGGAGCAGCCCCGGACCGCGCTCCAGGAGGCGCTCGCGGCACTCGAACGCGAGGCCAGCGACTTCAAACTCGTCCGGGGATTCGCCAAGCTCGTCGAGCGAGAGGCGACCTTCGAGACCCGCGCCCCGGTCGACCCACGACGCGCACGCGAGGCCGCGTTCGCCGCCGCGGCAGGGGTCGGAGTCGTCACCCCGGAGGAACGAGGTCACGCTCTGGAGAACGCTGCCGCCCGCCTCGACTGTACCCCCGACGAGATCGAGGAGTCGCTGTACGCCGACCGGGAGCAGAATCAGGTCCTCACCGAACTCGCAGTGCGCTGGGAGCCCGCGGAGCTGGTGGCCCAGTACAACCTCTCGCTGGCGCAGACGGCGCTGTTCGACGCCACCGAGGTCCGGATCCGCGCCTCGGACCCCAGGGCCGTCGTCTCGGCGGTCAAACGGCTGCGGCTCATGTACGAGATCCGCCGGACAGAGGACGGCCGAGAGGTGGTCGTCACCGGACCCGACGCGCTGTTCCGGACCAGCCGGCGGTACGGAACCCGCTTCGCGCGCCTCCTCAGGACCGTCGCCGGTACCGTCGAGTGGGAACTGACCGCGACCATCAACGACCGCGGGACAGAGCGCGAACTGCGCCTCACCGACGCTGACGTGTCGGTGCCAGACGCCGAGCCGGTGACGGAGATGACCTTCGACAGCGGCGTCGAGGCCGACTTCGCGACCCGGTTCCGGTCGCTGGATCTGGACTGGGAACTGGTCAGGGAGCCCGAACCGCTCGCGGCGGGCGCCCACGTCGTCATCCCCGACTTCGCCTTCGACTACGAGTTCGCGGACTTCCGGGTCTTCTTCGAGATCATGGGCTTCTGGACGCCCGAGTACGTGGAGAAGAAACTCGAGAGGCTCGCCGCGGTCGAGGACGTCGAGATGCTCGTCGCGGTCGACGAGAGCCTCGGGGTGGGCGAAGAGATCGATGCCCGCGACCATCGGGCCATCCCGTACTCGAGCACCGTTCGGCTCAAGGACGTCAGACGGGCGCTCCGGCGCTACGAGGACGACCTCACTACCGACGCCGCCGCCTCGCTGCCCGACGATCTCGTCCCCGAGGAAGACGTGATCGACCTCGAAAGCCTGGCCGACCGCCACGGCGTCAGCGTTTCTGCCCTCGAAGGCAAGAAATTTCGGGACCACGCCCGAGTCGGTCGAACGCTGATCCGACCGTCGGTAATTTCTTCTCTCGAAGGCAATATTTCGGAGGGGATGGATCTCGCGGCCGCCGAGGCGGTTCTCGACGAGTACGGTATCGACGACGCCAGCGCGATCCTCTCGCGCCTCGGCTATCGGGTCGCGTGGGAGGGACTCGGTGGCGGGACCGTGCGGGAGAAGTAG
- a CDS encoding VOC family protein, whose protein sequence is MQDLSAHHVGLTVADLDRAIEFYRDVLGLDVLSRFSVGGEEFATGVGVPGAAADFAHLDAGGARVELVAYQPEGDGQPRAELNQPGASHLGLEVDDLDAFYEDLPEDVPTISDPQTTESGTRICFLQDPDGHLVEVLQL, encoded by the coding sequence ATGCAGGATCTCAGTGCTCACCACGTCGGCCTGACCGTCGCCGATCTGGACCGGGCGATCGAGTTCTACCGGGACGTTCTCGGACTGGACGTGCTGTCGCGGTTCTCGGTCGGCGGCGAGGAGTTCGCGACCGGTGTCGGCGTTCCGGGCGCGGCCGCCGACTTCGCACACCTCGACGCCGGCGGCGCTCGCGTCGAACTCGTCGCGTACCAACCCGAAGGGGACGGCCAGCCGAGGGCGGAACTGAACCAGCCCGGCGCTTCACACCTGGGACTCGAAGTCGACGACCTCGACGCGTTCTACGAGGATCTTCCCGAGGATGTACCGACGATCAGCGACCCGCAGACGACCGAGAGCGGAACTCGAATCTGCTTCCTGCAGGATCCAGACGGCCACCTGGTCGAAGTGCTGCAGCTGTAG